From a single Cupriavidus taiwanensis LMG 19424 genomic region:
- a CDS encoding helix-turn-helix domain-containing transcriptional regulator, translating into MRSRPHDEAMAELYQSDPALALEVINGILADGDQAELLVVLRQMAQAFGGVQAVAERAHLNPTQLYRTLSPKGNPALSSLSAILEAMGMRLAVQPLNTSAHAT; encoded by the coding sequence ATGAGAAGCAGGCCCCATGACGAGGCGATGGCCGAGCTGTACCAGAGCGATCCGGCTCTGGCGCTGGAGGTCATCAATGGCATCCTGGCCGATGGTGACCAGGCAGAGTTGCTGGTCGTGCTGCGCCAGATGGCGCAGGCCTTTGGCGGTGTTCAGGCTGTGGCCGAGCGGGCGCACCTGAATCCTACCCAGCTCTATCGCACGCTGTCGCCAAAGGGCAATCCGGCGCTCAGCAGCCTGTCGGCCATTCTCGAGGCGATGGGAATGCGGCTGGCGGTGCAGCCATTGAACACATCTGCTCACGCGACCTGA
- a CDS encoding type II toxin-antitoxin system RelE/ParE family toxin, with the protein MNLYRIEHYLTPGEHQDLYLEWLRRLRDSQAKVAVIRRVARLELGNFGDHKFCRDGVWELRIDIGPGYRVYYAVSGHRVVLLLCGGDKRTQDADIARAVGCWHDWQRRSDDEKQAP; encoded by the coding sequence ATGAATCTCTACCGAATCGAGCACTACTTGACGCCGGGCGAGCATCAGGATCTCTACCTGGAATGGCTTCGGCGGCTGCGTGACAGCCAGGCCAAGGTGGCGGTGATTCGCCGGGTGGCCCGGCTCGAGCTGGGCAATTTCGGCGATCACAAGTTCTGCCGTGACGGCGTGTGGGAGCTGCGTATCGACATCGGACCGGGCTATCGCGTTTATTACGCCGTGTCCGGTCATCGCGTGGTGCTGCTCCTGTGTGGTGGCGACAAGCGGACGCAGGACGCGGATATCGCCCGAGCGGTGGGCTGTTGGCACGACTGGCAACGGAGATCGGATGATGAGAAGCAGGCCCCATGA
- the loiP gene encoding metalloprotease LoiP: MSRLTLPALACAALLAGCAGANMESLTQAGGSLFTAATLSDSNVKTLSDQSCAEMDKKNTIAPASSPYARRLATVMSGLGNTGLPLDAKVYMTKDINAWAMANGCVRVYSGLMDLLSDDEVRGVVGHEIGHVALGHTKAAMQVAYTAAAARGLLGSTGIASLTALSSSQIGALAEQFVNAQFSQRQETAADDYSFDLLTKNGANRQALASAFRKMSTLDGGQSSMLSSHPGSLERAKHIEARLAGGR; the protein is encoded by the coding sequence ATGAGCCGACTGACCCTACCCGCCCTCGCCTGCGCCGCCCTGCTGGCCGGATGCGCCGGCGCCAACATGGAAAGCCTGACCCAGGCCGGCGGCAGCCTGTTCACCGCCGCCACGCTGTCGGACAGCAACGTCAAGACGCTGTCGGACCAGTCCTGCGCCGAGATGGACAAGAAGAACACCATCGCGCCGGCCAGCAGCCCCTACGCGCGGCGGCTGGCCACCGTGATGAGCGGCCTGGGCAATACCGGGCTGCCGCTCGACGCCAAGGTCTACATGACCAAGGACATCAACGCCTGGGCCATGGCCAACGGCTGTGTGCGCGTCTACAGCGGGCTGATGGACCTGCTCAGCGACGACGAAGTGCGTGGCGTGGTCGGCCACGAGATCGGCCATGTGGCGCTGGGCCACACCAAGGCGGCGATGCAGGTGGCCTACACCGCGGCCGCGGCGCGCGGCTTGCTGGGCTCGACCGGCATTGCTTCGCTGACGGCGCTGTCGTCGTCGCAGATCGGCGCGCTGGCCGAGCAGTTCGTCAATGCGCAGTTCTCGCAGCGCCAGGAAACCGCGGCCGACGATTATTCCTTTGACCTGCTGACGAAGAACGGCGCCAACCGCCAGGCGCTGGCGTCGGCCTTCCGCAAGATGTCGACACTCGATGGCGGGCAGTCGAGCATGCTGAGTTCGCACCCGGGTTCGCTCGAGCGCGCCAAGCATATCGAAGCGCGCCTCGCCGGCGGGCGCTGA
- the aspT gene encoding aspartate-alanine antiporter, with amino-acid sequence MDWLHEIFQKSPESALFLSLAVGYAIGKITFGRFQLGGVAGSLLAAVVISQVGVEIDNGVKAVMFAVFIYAVGYESGPQFFNSLNRSSLREIAMAVFMAVCGLVTVVVLAKLFHLDKGLAAGLAAGGMTQSAIIGTAGDAITKLGLPPDQVKTLQANVAIGYAVTYVFGSLGAIIVCVNILPRFMKADLKTDAKKVEAKLNGGLPQFGPGQRGALPRLVGRLYRVNDASGQTVAQLEMSGEDLVTVEKVQRAGKQLDVTQDLVLQHDDLVLLVGRRDAIVPAAAQIGEEVADADGMGAVMQSRNVVFTAKGMNNKTVAEIVDMVGRDMRHGVYIERIERYDHPLPLLPELKLQHGDVITLYGTPADTKRAAGMAGYELMPSEKTDFVYFGAGVLVGLLIGLLVWRIGSIPLTLGAGGGALLSGLVFGWARSKHKMFGAMPTAACQLLKDFGLAAFVAIVGINSGLQAVSTLRQSGLTIFILGAVVTLLPLFLTMLFGRYVLKYDNAALLAGALSGSRSANPAFGGILDKAESPVPTVPFAITYALANVLLTLLGPLVVGLV; translated from the coding sequence ATGGACTGGTTGCATGAGATTTTTCAGAAATCGCCCGAATCCGCGCTGTTCCTGTCGCTGGCCGTGGGCTACGCGATCGGCAAGATCACGTTCGGGCGTTTCCAGCTGGGCGGTGTCGCCGGCTCGCTGCTCGCCGCGGTGGTGATCAGCCAGGTCGGCGTCGAGATCGACAACGGCGTCAAGGCGGTGATGTTCGCCGTCTTCATCTACGCGGTGGGCTATGAAAGCGGCCCGCAGTTCTTCAACTCGCTGAACCGCAGCTCGCTGCGCGAGATCGCCATGGCGGTGTTCATGGCGGTGTGCGGCCTGGTCACCGTGGTGGTGCTCGCCAAGCTGTTCCATCTCGACAAGGGTCTGGCAGCAGGCCTGGCCGCCGGCGGCATGACGCAGTCGGCCATCATCGGCACCGCGGGCGATGCCATCACCAAGCTGGGCCTGCCGCCCGACCAGGTCAAGACCCTGCAGGCCAACGTCGCCATCGGCTATGCCGTGACTTATGTGTTCGGCTCGCTCGGCGCCATCATCGTCTGCGTCAACATCCTGCCGCGCTTCATGAAGGCGGACCTGAAGACGGATGCCAAGAAGGTCGAGGCCAAGCTCAATGGCGGCCTGCCCCAGTTCGGTCCGGGCCAGCGCGGCGCGCTGCCGCGGCTGGTCGGCCGGCTGTATCGCGTCAACGATGCTTCCGGACAGACCGTCGCGCAGCTCGAGATGAGTGGCGAGGACCTGGTCACCGTGGAAAAGGTGCAGCGCGCGGGCAAGCAGCTCGACGTCACGCAGGACCTGGTGCTGCAGCACGACGACCTGGTCCTGCTGGTCGGCCGCCGCGATGCCATCGTGCCGGCGGCCGCGCAGATCGGCGAGGAAGTCGCCGATGCCGACGGCATGGGCGCGGTGATGCAGTCGCGCAATGTGGTGTTCACCGCCAAGGGCATGAACAACAAGACCGTGGCGGAGATCGTCGACATGGTTGGGCGGGACATGCGCCATGGCGTCTATATCGAGCGCATCGAGCGCTATGACCACCCGCTGCCGCTGCTGCCCGAACTGAAACTGCAGCACGGCGACGTCATCACGCTGTATGGCACGCCCGCCGACACCAAGCGCGCGGCCGGGATGGCGGGCTACGAGCTCATGCCCAGCGAGAAGACGGACTTCGTCTACTTCGGCGCCGGCGTGCTGGTGGGCCTGCTGATCGGCCTGCTGGTCTGGCGCATCGGCTCGATCCCCTTGACGCTGGGCGCGGGCGGCGGCGCGCTGCTGTCGGGCCTGGTGTTCGGCTGGGCGCGGTCCAAGCACAAGATGTTCGGCGCCATGCCGACGGCCGCGTGCCAGTTGCTGAAGGACTTCGGGCTGGCCGCGTTCGTCGCCATCGTCGGCATCAACTCCGGCTTGCAGGCCGTGTCGACGCTGCGCCAGAGCGGTCTGACCATCTTCATCCTGGGCGCGGTGGTGACGCTGCTGCCGCTGTTCCTGACCATGCTGTTCGGCCGCTACGTGCTGAAGTACGACAACGCCGCGCTGCTGGCCGGCGCGCTGTCCGGCTCGCGCAGTGCCAACCCGGCCTTCGGCGGCATCCTCGACAAGGCCGAAAGCCCGGTGCCCACGGTGCCGTTCGCCATTACCTACGCGCTCGCCAACGTGCTGTTGACGCTGCTGGGCCCGCTGGTGGTGGGCCTGGTCTAG
- a CDS encoding bifunctional aspartate transaminase/aspartate 4-decarboxylase, producing the protein MSKFDISKLSSLSPFELKDELIKLASSDAERLMLNAGRGNPNFLATVPRHGFWQLGLFAMRESERSFSYMPEGVGGFPRRDGIEERFDLFAREFADTPGVKFLAGAVSYVRDQLGLNAGDFLYEMCEGILACNYPVPDRMLKLSESIVGQYIRKEMIGDHPFIGDFDLFAVEGGTAAMTYLFNTIRENHLLKAGDTIALGMPIFTPYIEIPELNDYQLVELSVDADPDSRWQYSKKELDKLRDPKVKAFFLVNPSNPPSVRMSDESLEYLASIIEERPDLIILTDDVYGTFADNFVSLFAMCPKNTILVYSFSKYFGATGWRLGVIATHRDNIFDLQIGKLPEATRQELNKRYSSITTEPQKLKFIDRLVADSRTVALNHTAGLSTPQQVQMVLFSLFSLMDTPDDYKNAMKRLIRSRKAALYREIGIAPDSDDPNAVDYYTLLDIEQLGGKAIGPDFVKWVMNSVEPNELLFELADEAGVVLLPGRGFGTRHPSGRVSLANLNEADYAKIGRAIRKLFETYVEKYNEVTGSKANKHVVKK; encoded by the coding sequence ATGAGCAAGTTCGATATCTCCAAGCTGTCCAGCCTCTCGCCGTTCGAACTGAAGGATGAACTGATCAAGCTGGCCAGCAGCGACGCCGAGCGTCTGATGCTGAACGCAGGCCGCGGCAACCCCAATTTCCTGGCGACGGTGCCGCGCCACGGCTTCTGGCAGCTCGGCCTGTTCGCGATGCGCGAATCGGAGCGCTCGTTCTCGTACATGCCCGAGGGCGTCGGCGGGTTCCCGCGCCGCGACGGCATCGAAGAGCGCTTCGACCTGTTCGCGCGCGAATTCGCCGACACGCCGGGCGTGAAGTTCCTCGCGGGCGCCGTATCGTACGTGCGCGACCAGCTCGGCCTGAATGCCGGCGACTTCCTCTACGAGATGTGCGAAGGCATCCTCGCCTGCAACTATCCGGTGCCGGACCGCATGCTGAAGCTGTCCGAGTCCATCGTCGGCCAGTACATCCGCAAGGAGATGATCGGCGACCATCCGTTCATCGGCGACTTCGACCTGTTCGCGGTCGAGGGCGGCACCGCGGCCATGACCTACCTGTTCAACACCATCCGCGAGAACCACCTGCTCAAGGCCGGCGACACCATCGCGCTCGGCATGCCGATCTTCACGCCGTACATCGAGATTCCGGAGCTGAACGACTACCAGCTGGTGGAGCTGTCCGTCGATGCCGATCCCGATTCGCGCTGGCAATACTCGAAGAAGGAACTCGACAAGCTGCGCGATCCCAAGGTCAAGGCCTTCTTCCTGGTCAACCCGAGCAACCCGCCGTCGGTGCGCATGAGCGACGAGAGCCTGGAATACCTGGCCTCGATCATCGAAGAGCGCCCCGACCTGATCATCCTGACCGACGACGTCTACGGCACCTTTGCCGACAACTTCGTCTCGCTGTTCGCGATGTGCCCGAAGAACACCATCCTGGTGTACTCGTTCTCCAAGTATTTCGGCGCGACCGGCTGGCGCCTGGGCGTGATCGCCACGCACCGTGACAACATCTTCGACCTGCAGATCGGCAAGCTGCCGGAAGCGACCCGGCAGGAACTGAACAAGCGCTACAGCTCGATCACCACCGAGCCGCAGAAGCTGAAGTTCATCGACCGCCTCGTTGCCGACAGCCGCACCGTGGCGCTGAACCACACCGCCGGCCTGTCTACGCCGCAGCAGGTACAGATGGTGCTGTTCTCGCTGTTCTCGCTGATGGATACGCCGGACGACTACAAGAACGCGATGAAGCGCCTGATCCGCAGCCGCAAGGCCGCGCTGTACCGCGAGATCGGCATCGCGCCGGACAGCGACGACCCCAACGCCGTCGACTACTACACGCTGCTGGATATCGAACAGCTCGGCGGCAAGGCGATCGGTCCGGATTTCGTCAAATGGGTGATGAATTCGGTCGAGCCCAACGAGCTGCTGTTCGAACTTGCCGACGAAGCCGGCGTGGTGCTGCTGCCCGGCCGCGGCTTCGGCACCCGCCATCCGTCCGGGCGCGTCTCGCTGGCAAACCTGAACGAAGCCGACTACGCCAAGATCGGCCGCGCAATCCGCAAGCTGTTCGAGACCTATGTGGAGAAGTACAACGAGGTCACCGGCAGCAAGGCGAACAAGCACGTAGTGAAGAAGTAG
- the hutG gene encoding N-formylglutamate deformylase codes for MSFSTDIPAFTLHRGTRPLLVSMPHVGTHLPASVSQRLTAEARTVPDTDWHLERLYDFARELGASVLAATHSRYVVDLNRPPDNANLYPGQDTTGLCPVDTFDKTPLYADGNGPDDTEIAARRDAVWRPYHQALADELARLKAAHGTVALWDAHSIRSVLPRFFEGKLTDFNLGTANGDSCDAALAGQLLEQASAVPGHTAVLNGRFKGGYITRQYGKPAEGVHAVQLELAQCAYMNEVYPFAYEEARAAALQPALRGMLATVLEFVEGR; via the coding sequence ATGTCTTTTTCCACCGATATCCCTGCCTTCACCCTGCACCGGGGCACGCGCCCCCTGCTGGTATCGATGCCGCATGTCGGCACGCACCTGCCCGCATCGGTCTCGCAGCGCCTGACCGCGGAAGCGCGCACCGTGCCCGATACCGACTGGCACCTGGAACGCCTGTACGACTTCGCCCGCGAACTCGGCGCTTCGGTGCTGGCAGCCACGCACTCGCGCTATGTGGTCGACCTGAATCGTCCGCCCGACAACGCCAACCTGTATCCCGGCCAGGACACCACCGGCCTGTGCCCGGTCGATACCTTCGACAAGACCCCCTTGTATGCCGACGGCAACGGTCCCGACGACACCGAGATCGCCGCGCGCCGGGACGCGGTCTGGCGCCCGTACCACCAGGCGCTGGCCGACGAGCTGGCACGGCTCAAGGCAGCGCATGGCACCGTCGCGCTGTGGGATGCGCACTCGATCCGTTCAGTGCTGCCGCGGTTCTTCGAAGGCAAGCTGACGGACTTCAATCTCGGTACCGCCAACGGCGACAGCTGCGACGCCGCGCTTGCCGGCCAGCTGCTGGAACAGGCCAGCGCAGTGCCGGGGCATACCGCGGTGCTCAACGGCCGCTTCAAGGGTGGCTACATCACGCGGCAATACGGCAAGCCGGCCGAGGGCGTGCACGCGGTGCAGCTGGAGTTGGCGCAGTGCGCTTACATGAACGAGGTGTATCCGTTTGCCTATGAAGAGGCGCGGGCCGCGGCGCTGCAGCCGGCGCTGCGGGGGATGCTGGCGACCGTGCTGGAGTTTGTCGAGGGTCGGTGA
- a CDS encoding formimidoylglutamate deiminase: MSGTQLFAPYALLPEGWARDVLLAWDAAGRFTAVQAGTAPGAGVPRAAGPVLPGMPNLHSHAFQRGFAGLTEFRSRPQGDDPAGADSFWSWRTLMYRFAQRLSPDTLEAVATQLYIEMLCAGYTSVCEFHYVHHDEGGKPYADAAEMSLRLLRAAQRAGIGMTLLPVLYQTAGFGGKPPLEGQRRFLHDTDAMLKLLERLRPACAQAGARLGLAPHSLRAVPEASLLHALAGLRAVDAQAPVHIHIAEQQKEVDDCIAWSGTRPVTWLFDHVDVDARWCLVHATHMDWDERRRLAHSGAVAGICPTTEANLGDGVFEAAPYLAQQGAWGIGSDSHASVSVAEELRLFEYGQRLGLQRRNVLASDTHAQVADRLYLEAVAGGARASGRAVAGLAVGQQADFVVLDGAHPTLAGLDGPQALATHVFAGHGHETLAEVRTAGRSRVQHGAHPLQAEAGRLFIAARASLLAAD; encoded by the coding sequence ATGAGCGGCACGCAACTGTTCGCCCCGTATGCGCTGCTGCCGGAGGGCTGGGCCCGCGACGTGCTGCTGGCCTGGGATGCAGCGGGGCGCTTCACCGCCGTGCAGGCGGGGACGGCGCCCGGCGCCGGCGTGCCGCGGGCGGCCGGCCCGGTGTTGCCTGGCATGCCCAACCTGCATTCGCATGCGTTCCAGCGCGGCTTTGCCGGCCTGACCGAGTTCCGCAGCCGCCCGCAGGGCGACGATCCGGCCGGCGCCGATTCGTTCTGGAGCTGGCGCACGCTGATGTACCGCTTCGCGCAGCGGCTTTCGCCCGACACGCTGGAGGCGGTCGCCACACAGCTCTATATCGAGATGCTGTGCGCGGGCTATACCAGCGTGTGCGAGTTCCACTACGTGCATCACGACGAAGGCGGCAAGCCCTACGCCGATGCCGCCGAGATGTCGCTGCGGCTGCTGCGCGCGGCGCAGCGCGCCGGCATCGGCATGACGCTGCTGCCGGTGCTGTACCAGACCGCGGGCTTTGGCGGCAAGCCGCCGCTGGAAGGACAGCGGCGCTTCCTGCACGACACCGATGCGATGCTGAAGCTGCTGGAGCGGCTGCGCCCGGCGTGCGCGCAGGCCGGCGCGCGCCTGGGGCTGGCGCCGCACTCGCTGCGCGCGGTGCCGGAAGCAAGCCTGCTGCATGCGCTGGCGGGACTGCGCGCGGTTGACGCACAGGCGCCGGTCCATATCCATATCGCCGAGCAGCAGAAAGAGGTCGACGACTGCATCGCGTGGTCGGGCACGCGCCCGGTGACGTGGCTGTTCGACCATGTCGACGTCGATGCGCGCTGGTGCCTGGTGCATGCGACCCATATGGACTGGGACGAACGCCGGCGCCTGGCGCACAGCGGCGCGGTGGCCGGCATCTGCCCGACCACCGAGGCCAACCTGGGCGACGGCGTGTTCGAGGCCGCGCCCTACCTGGCCCAGCAGGGCGCATGGGGCATCGGCTCGGACAGCCATGCCAGCGTCAGCGTGGCGGAGGAGCTGCGGCTGTTCGAGTACGGGCAGCGGCTCGGACTGCAGCGGCGCAACGTGCTGGCGTCCGACACGCACGCGCAGGTGGCGGACCGTTTGTACCTGGAGGCGGTGGCGGGCGGCGCGCGTGCTTCGGGGCGCGCGGTGGCCGGACTGGCAGTGGGCCAGCAGGCCGACTTCGTGGTGCTGGACGGCGCGCATCCGACGCTGGCGGGGCTCGACGGGCCACAGGCGCTGGCCACGCACGTGTTCGCCGGCCACGGCCATGAGACACTAGCGGAAGTCCGCACCGCCGGCCGCAGCCGCGTGCAGCATGGCGCGCATCCGCTGCAGGCCGAAGCCGGGCGCCTGTTCATCGCGGCGCGCGCCAGCCTGCTGGCCGCCGACTGA
- the hutI gene encoding imidazolonepropionase: MTPNSLLSAPSADGVWHHCHLLPDADPARAIRDGALVVEHGRIAWLGAAADLPEAWRGAPRHDANGAWITPGLVDCHTHLVYGGQRADEFAMRLAGAGYEEIARAGGGIVSTVRATRGADEDTLFAQAAARLQPLLAEGVTAIEIKSGYGLNLESERKQLRVARRLGEHFGISVYTTFLGAHALPPEYADRADDYIELVCNTMLPALADEGLVDAVDAFCESIGFSIAQTERVFDAAARHGLRVKLHAEQLSNLGGAALAARHRALSADHLEHLDEAGVAAMAEAGTVAVLLPGAYYFLRDTNLPPIALLRQYGVPMAISTDHNPGTSPVTSLLLMMNMACTLFRLTVPEALAGVTAHAARALGADDRHGRLAVGRVADFALWRIDSPAELAYWFGRNPVATVVRQGRVHAGAGAAA, translated from the coding sequence ATGACACCGAATTCCTTGCTGTCCGCGCCCAGCGCGGATGGCGTCTGGCACCACTGCCACCTGCTGCCCGATGCCGATCCCGCTCGCGCGATCCGCGATGGCGCGCTGGTGGTCGAGCATGGACGCATCGCGTGGCTGGGTGCGGCAGCGGACCTGCCCGAGGCCTGGCGCGGCGCACCGCGCCATGACGCCAACGGGGCCTGGATCACGCCCGGGCTGGTCGATTGCCACACGCACCTGGTCTACGGCGGCCAGCGCGCCGACGAGTTCGCCATGCGCCTGGCCGGCGCCGGTTATGAAGAGATCGCGCGCGCCGGCGGCGGCATCGTCTCGACGGTGCGCGCCACGCGCGGGGCCGACGAAGACACGCTGTTCGCGCAGGCCGCCGCGCGCCTGCAGCCGCTGCTGGCCGAGGGCGTCACCGCCATCGAGATCAAGTCCGGCTACGGACTGAACCTGGAATCCGAGCGCAAGCAGCTGCGCGTGGCGCGCCGGCTGGGCGAGCACTTCGGGATCTCGGTGTACACCACGTTCCTCGGCGCGCACGCCTTGCCGCCGGAATACGCGGACCGTGCCGACGACTATATCGAGCTGGTCTGCAACACCATGCTGCCGGCACTGGCCGACGAGGGCCTGGTCGATGCCGTCGATGCCTTCTGCGAGTCGATCGGTTTCTCGATCGCACAGACCGAACGCGTGTTCGACGCCGCGGCGCGCCATGGGCTGCGCGTCAAGCTGCATGCCGAGCAGCTCAGCAACCTCGGCGGCGCCGCGCTGGCGGCACGCCACCGCGCGCTCTCGGCCGACCATCTCGAGCATCTCGACGAAGCGGGCGTGGCCGCGATGGCCGAAGCCGGCACGGTCGCGGTACTGCTGCCGGGCGCCTACTACTTCCTGCGCGATACCAACCTGCCGCCGATCGCGCTGCTGCGCCAGTACGGCGTGCCGATGGCGATCTCCACCGACCACAATCCCGGCACGTCGCCGGTGACTTCGCTGCTGCTGATGATGAATATGGCGTGCACGCTGTTCCGGCTGACGGTGCCCGAGGCGCTCGCCGGCGTGACCGCGCACGCGGCGCGCGCGCTGGGCGCCGACGATCGCCATGGGCGGCTGGCCGTGGGGCGGGTTGCCGATTTCGCGCTGTGGCGCATCGACTCGCCCGCCGAGTTGGCGTACTGGTTCGGCCGCAATCCGGTCGCGACGGTGGTGCGCCAGGGTCGCGTCCACGCCGGCGCGGGAGCCGCGGCATGA
- a CDS encoding HutD/Ves family protein: MSSSLFQSFALADIAPTRWKNGGGNTRELAVWPPAAGMDDFVWRLSVADIERDGPFSAFPGIDRQIVLLDGAGVTLRADDGSFSHRLAIIGEPFAFSGDTSLQATLLDGATRDFNVMTRRGHCRARVEAFRAGFAVSTGSHTLCLLAIGGTWQETGAALRLQAGEGALSRAAGPASMHVFEPDGDAALCLCVTIEPEPGQ, encoded by the coding sequence ATGAGTTCATCGCTGTTTCAATCCTTCGCGCTGGCCGACATCGCGCCCACGCGCTGGAAGAACGGCGGCGGCAACACGCGCGAGCTCGCGGTGTGGCCGCCGGCTGCCGGCATGGATGACTTTGTCTGGCGCCTGAGCGTGGCCGATATCGAACGCGACGGCCCGTTTTCGGCGTTTCCCGGCATCGATCGCCAGATCGTGCTGCTCGACGGCGCCGGCGTGACGCTGCGCGCGGACGACGGCAGCTTCAGCCATCGACTGGCAATCATCGGCGAGCCGTTCGCGTTTTCCGGCGATACCAGCCTGCAGGCGACGCTGCTCGACGGCGCCACGCGCGACTTCAATGTGATGACGCGGCGCGGACACTGCCGTGCGCGCGTCGAAGCGTTCCGCGCAGGGTTTGCGGTCAGCACCGGCAGCCACACGCTGTGCTTGCTGGCCATCGGCGGCACCTGGCAGGAAACGGGTGCCGCGCTGCGGCTGCAGGCGGGAGAAGGGGCGCTGTCGCGGGCTGCCGGTCCCGCCTCGATGCACGTGTTTGAACCTGATGGTGACGCGGCCCTGTGCCTGTGCGTCACCATCGAGCCGGAGCCTGGCCAATGA
- the hutU gene encoding urocanate hydratase — protein MNAPESQSLQRGQREIRAPRGTRLHCKNWLIEAAYRMIQNNLDPDVAERPQDLVVYGGIGKAARNWECFDAILDSLRRLGEDESLLVQSGKPVGVFRTHPDAPRVLIANSNLVPHWATWDKFNELDRAGLMMYGQMTAGSWIYIGTQGIVQGTYETFVEAGRQHYGGDLSGKWILTAGLGGMGGAQPLAGVLAGACVLAIECQESRIDFRIRTRYLDKKATTLDEALAMIADATAKKEAISVGLLGNAADIVPELAKRAQAGGMRPHIVTDQTSAHDLVNGYLPQGWTVAQWEHARQHDPKSVEAAARPSIVRHVQAMLDFQKMGVPTVDYGNNIRQVAFDEGVQNAFDFPGFVPAYIRPLFCRGKGPFRWVALSGDPEDIYKTDAKMKELFPEDKHLHRWLDMAHDRIAFQGLPARICWVGLDERHRAGLAFNEMVKSGELKAPVVIGRDHLDCGSVASPNRETEAMRDGSDAVSDWPLLNALLNTAGGATWVSLHHGGGVGMGFSQHSGVVIVCDGTDAAAKRIERVLWNDPATGVMRHADAGYDLAIDCAREKGLDLPMVKGV, from the coding sequence ATGAATGCTCCCGAATCCCAATCCCTCCAACGCGGCCAGCGCGAGATCCGCGCTCCGCGCGGCACCCGGCTGCACTGCAAGAACTGGCTGATCGAAGCCGCCTACCGCATGATCCAGAACAACCTGGACCCCGACGTGGCCGAGCGCCCGCAGGACCTGGTGGTGTACGGCGGCATCGGCAAGGCGGCGCGCAACTGGGAATGCTTCGATGCGATCCTCGACAGCCTGCGCCGCCTGGGCGAGGACGAGTCGCTGCTGGTGCAGTCGGGCAAGCCGGTCGGCGTGTTCCGCACGCACCCGGACGCGCCGCGCGTGCTGATCGCCAACTCCAACCTGGTGCCGCACTGGGCCACCTGGGACAAGTTCAATGAACTCGACCGCGCCGGCCTGATGATGTACGGCCAGATGACGGCGGGTTCGTGGATCTACATCGGCACGCAGGGCATCGTGCAGGGCACCTACGAGACCTTTGTCGAAGCCGGCCGCCAGCACTACGGCGGCGACCTGTCGGGCAAGTGGATCCTGACCGCCGGCCTCGGCGGCATGGGCGGCGCGCAGCCGCTGGCCGGCGTGCTCGCGGGTGCCTGCGTGCTCGCCATCGAATGCCAGGAATCGCGCATCGACTTCCGCATCCGCACGCGCTATCTCGACAAGAAGGCCACCACGCTGGACGAGGCGCTGGCGATGATCGCCGACGCCACGGCAAAGAAGGAGGCGATCTCGGTCGGCCTGCTCGGCAACGCCGCCGACATCGTGCCGGAACTGGCCAAGCGCGCGCAGGCCGGCGGCATGCGGCCGCATATTGTCACCGACCAGACCTCGGCGCATGACCTGGTCAACGGCTACCTGCCGCAAGGCTGGACCGTCGCGCAGTGGGAGCATGCGCGCCAGCACGATCCCAAGTCGGTGGAAGCCGCCGCGCGTCCTTCCATCGTCAGGCACGTGCAGGCCATGCTCGACTTCCAGAAGATGGGCGTGCCGACGGTCGACTACGGCAACAACATCCGCCAGGTGGCGTTCGACGAGGGCGTGCAGAACGCCTTCGATTTCCCCGGCTTCGTGCCGGCCTATATCCGCCCGCTGTTCTGCCGCGGCAAGGGGCCGTTCCGCTGGGTCGCGCTGTCGGGCGACCCCGAGGACATCTACAAAACCGACGCCAAGATGAAGGAGCTGTTCCCCGAGGACAAGCACCTGCACCGCTGGCTCGACATGGCGCACGACCGCATCGCCTTCCAGGGCCTGCCGGCGCGGATCTGCTGGGTGGGGCTGGACGAGCGCCATCGCGCCGGGCTGGCCTTCAACGAGATGGTGAAGTCGGGCGAACTGAAGGCGCCGGTCGTGATCGGGCGCGACCATCTGGACTGCGGGTCCGTCGCCTCGCCCAACCGCGAGACCGAAGCCATGCGCGACGGCTCAGACGCGGTGTCGGACTGGCCGCTGCTCAACGCATTGCTGAACACCGCCGGCGGCGCCACCTGGGTCAGCCTGCATCATGGCGGCGGCGTGGGCATGGGCTTCTCGCAACACTCCGGCGTGGTGATCGTGTGCGACGGCACCGACGCGGCGGCAAAGCGCATCGAGCGCGTGCTGTGGAACGATCCGGCCACCGGCGTGATGCGCCATGCGGACGCGGGCTATGACCTGGCCATCGACTGCGCGCGCGAGAAGGGCCTGGACCTGCCGATGGTGAAGGGCGTATGA